The DNA sequence ACAGTTACTGTCGCTACGACTACGTCGCGTTTTTCAACGGCGGCGAAACGGACGACTCGCGGCGAATTGGGAAGTACTGCGGCGATGTCGTACCCGAGTGAGTGTCCTGAGAGGCTAGTTCCCGCTTCGGTTTGAAACTTCCtgaaaaaaagaggcttttaTTCTGTACGGTATAATGACCTTCTCTTCTGTGTTAATACAGATGGTCAAGACTTATTAAAATGTCTTAGACAGGATGTGCACCCtttaattcaataatttatttctccTTCTTTGGGGATTCATACcattctcttctcctcttccatccctctctttctgcccaaaaccactcccccccacacacacacacctcctccctctgcctctgtccACAGAAACATAGTGACCAATGGGAACGAGCTGCTGGTCCAGTTCGTGTCTGACCTCAGCGTGACCTCTGACGGCTTCAGGGCCACGTACTCCAGCATTCCGCAGGGGTCCAAGCCCCCCACCGCGGGGCACGATGTCGCCCCGGGGCCGCGGGTGGACGCCACGTCCACCAGTCCCACCAAAAAACCCAAACCCAGACCCGCTGTCAAACCGGCCGTCAAGCCAAGCGCCAAACCCAAGGTCAAGCCAACCGCCAAACCCAAGGTCAAGGCCCCCGCCAAGCCGACGACAAGGCCCGCGGTCGTCAAACCCGTCACTAAACCCAGCGCCAAACCCAAACCTGGCAGCAAACCAACCCCGAAACCTGGGTCCAAACCAACCCCCAAACCCCGTATCAAACCCACCCCAAAACCTGGCGCCAAAGTCGTTATCAAACCCTCCCCAAAACCTGGTACTAAACCCATCCCAAAACCCGGTACCAAACCTGGTTCCAAACCCACTCCAAAACCTGGTACTAAACCCATCCCAAAACCTGGTTCCAAACCCACTCCAAAACCTGGTACTAAACCCATCCCAAAAACGACAACCAAACCCGGAACTAAACCTATCCCGAAACCTGGAACTAAACCCCTCCTTAAGCCCGGCACTAAACCCAAAACTAAACCGGATGCCAAACCCAAGCCGAAGGCGGGAGCCGGGAAGAACGGAACCGGACCGGTGGTGAAGCGGCTCCAAGAACTGAAACGTGAGTGAGACTGGAGACACTGTGAGCGAGCTGCACCAGGGGGCTGTTACTGTGAGTGAGCTGCACCAGGGGGCCGTTACTGTGAGCGAGCAGCACCAGGGGGCTGTTACTGTGAGCGAGCAGCACCAGGGGGCTGTTACTGTGAGCGAGCAGCACCAGGGGGCCGTTACTGTGAGAGAGCAGCACCAGGGGGCCGTTACTGTGAGAGAGCAGCACCAGGGGGCTGTTACTGTGAGCGAGCAGCACCAGGGGGCTGTTACTGTGAGCGAGCTGCACCAGGGGGCTGTTACTGTGAGCGAGCAGCACTGATAGAGAGATCActtatatatgtgtatttatgcatgagtgtgtgtgtgtgtgtgtgttgtgctgactgtgtgtgtgtgtttgtgtgtgtctattgtgtgtatatattgtgttgcctgtgtgtgtgtgtgtgtgttgtgcggactgtgtgtgtgtgtatgtgtatgcatgcagtgCTGaccgtgtgtgtatttgtgttgcaGTGGCAACTACAAACCCACTCTGTGCCCAGGTGTGTAAGGGGAACAGTGGTCTCCCGGCTAGCTTCTGCTCTGCAGAGTTTGGTGAGTTACATCAGCCTTTCCATCACAATTCACATCCCCTTCACATCCCCCTTACATCCCCCTCACATCCCCTTCACACACCACAATGTGTGGCAATCCCTGAGGCTTTGAGGCTCACATTTGCTGGTCCACTGTCTGAAACAAGACCGGGAAACTCCACTGCAGGAGATCTGTGTACTATGTGTTCTAATTCCACAGAACCTTCGCTGTAGCAGATCTGTGTACTGTGTTCTAATTCCTCTGAACCTTCGCTGTAGCAGATCTGTGTACTGTGTTCTAATTCCACAGAACCTTCGCTGTAGCAGATCTGTGTACTGTGTTCTAATTCCACAGAACCTTCGCTGTAGCAGatctgtgtactgtgtgctaTTTCCTCATtctctgtgtactgtgtgctatatcctccttctctctgtgtactgtgtgctaACTCCTCCTTCCCAccggctccctctctctctccgtggaCCTCAGTGCTCACAGGGAAGGTGACGGCGCTGGCCCCGGGTTCGAGGGGCAGCGTGCACGTCAGCGTCTCCGTGCTGAAGGCCTACAAGCCTGGCCGTCTCAGCCTCGCCCGGGCGGGCAAAGCTGCGTCCGTCAAGCTGCTGTCAACGTGCAAGAGCTGCCCGCTGCTGCGCAGAGGTACTGccgcacatacacacggacatgcgcacgcatgcgcacacacatgcatacgtacacatacacacggacatgcgcacgcatgcgcacacacatgcatacgtgcacatacacacacacgcccacacacaaactctctctcacacaaacaaatacgcacatacgcatgcatgcgc is a window from the Anguilla anguilla isolate fAngAng1 chromosome 3, fAngAng1.pri, whole genome shotgun sequence genome containing:
- the LOC118222850 gene encoding procollagen C-endopeptidase enhancer 2-like; amino-acid sequence: MKLGVHVGAPCLLLFLTFGWTWGQSPNVQNTNFTRPIFNCGGHLVTDSGFLGSEGFPSYYKPNRKCTWYITVPEGHVVMLSFRIFDLEADPRCRFDYVDVYNGHSYAVQKLGRFCGTFRPGALISTSNTMMLEMVSDAGLGGRGFLAYFSGGKPHVDEHQFCGGRLTKAEGAVKTPNWPESNYPAGISCSWHITVEPNMIIEVKFDKFDMEADSYCRYDYVAFFNGGETDDSRRIGKYCGDVVPENIVTNGNELLVQFVSDLSVTSDGFRATYSSIPQGSKPPTAGHDVAPGPRVDATSTSPTKKPKPRPAVKPAVKPSAKPKVKPTAKPKVKAPAKPTTRPAVVKPVTKPSAKPKPGSKPTPKPGSKPTPKPRIKPTPKPGAKVVIKPSPKPGTKPIPKPGTKPGSKPTPKPGTKPIPKPGSKPTPKPGTKPIPKTTTKPGTKPIPKPGTKPLLKPGTKPKTKPDAKPKPKAGAGKNGTGPVVKRLQELKLATTNPLCAQVCKGNSGLPASFCSAEFVLTGKVTALAPGSRGSVHVSVSVLKAYKPGRLSLARAGKAASVKLLSTCKSCPLLRRGMTYILTGRVDSEGRGLLEPSSFTFPYKASLQKQLANLTSRTC